A genomic region of Roseateles amylovorans contains the following coding sequences:
- the coxB gene encoding cytochrome c oxidase subunit II, producing the protein MVGLTGLSALASQAAWAVNDLKGGPAVNQINLQTPVTKIAQEQMWLHNMMLVLCLVIFIAVFGVMFYSIFKHRKSKGAVSANFHESVKVEIAWTIVPFIIVILMALPATKVVVAMKDTTNADITIKATGYQWKWGYDYVKGEGAGIGFVSTLDASHRAMSDSGNPGEVDDYLLKVDNPLVVPVGRKIRIITTADDVIHAWSVPSFGVKQDAIPGFVRDTWFKAEQTGDFYGQCAELCGKEHAYMPIHVKVLEPKAYSAWVADEQKKIAAKADDPNKEWKLDELIARGEKVYTANCAVCHRPDGKGAGPIKPLDGSAIVLSDKHSDQLEVLLRGRNAMPAWTQLSDTELAAVATFTKNSWSNKTGQVVQPAEVVAERAK; encoded by the coding sequence ATGGTCGGGCTCACGGGGCTGAGTGCGCTGGCCAGCCAGGCCGCCTGGGCAGTGAACGATTTGAAGGGTGGCCCTGCGGTCAACCAGATCAATCTGCAGACGCCGGTCACCAAGATCGCGCAGGAGCAGATGTGGCTGCACAACATGATGCTGGTGTTGTGCCTGGTCATCTTCATCGCCGTGTTCGGCGTGATGTTCTATTCGATCTTCAAGCACCGGAAGTCCAAGGGCGCGGTTTCCGCCAACTTTCATGAAAGCGTGAAGGTCGAGATCGCCTGGACGATCGTGCCCTTCATCATCGTGATCCTGATGGCCCTGCCGGCGACCAAGGTCGTGGTGGCCATGAAGGACACCACCAACGCCGACATCACCATCAAGGCTACCGGCTACCAGTGGAAATGGGGCTACGACTATGTCAAGGGCGAGGGCGCCGGCATCGGATTCGTCTCGACGCTGGATGCCTCGCATCGTGCGATGTCGGATTCGGGCAACCCCGGCGAGGTGGATGACTACCTGTTGAAGGTGGACAACCCCTTGGTCGTGCCGGTGGGCAGGAAGATCCGCATCATCACCACCGCAGACGACGTGATCCACGCCTGGTCGGTCCCGTCCTTTGGCGTGAAGCAGGATGCGATTCCCGGCTTCGTGCGCGACACCTGGTTCAAGGCCGAGCAGACCGGCGACTTCTACGGCCAGTGCGCCGAGCTGTGCGGGAAAGAGCATGCCTACATGCCGATCCATGTGAAGGTGCTCGAGCCCAAGGCCTACAGCGCCTGGGTGGCCGACGAGCAGAAGAAGATCGCCGCCAAGGCCGACGATCCGAACAAGGAGTGGAAGCTCGACGAGCTGATCGCCCGCGGCGAGAAGGTCTACACCGCCAACTGCGCGGTCTGCCACCGGCCTGACGGCAAGGGCGCCGGCCCGATCAAGCCGCTGGATGGCTCGGCCATCGTGCTGTCGGACAAGCACTCTGACCAGCTGGAGGTGCTGCTGCGCGGCCGCAACGCCATGCCGGCCTGGACGCAGCTCAGTGACACCGAGCTGGCGGCCGTGGCCACCTTCACCAAGAACAGCTGGTCCAACAAGACGGGACAGGTCGTTCAGCCGGCGGAAGTCGTGGCTGAGCGCGCCAAGTAA
- a CDS encoding biotin synthase, with protein sequence MSGNEAMPPGTQQIDAQAARRQRRRLAGLDQPPWLHQEVAQRMLDRLPVIRLAPTAVLQSRPSLGGGDDGLRRQYPQATQLWVEPDEVVRQQWQQRLRRGLMQSVMDRLRGATPPELVAEAPAGASQLLWSNMELHAEADKPALVRRWHAGLAVDGCLMFSCFGPDSFIELRALYAREGWGPPAPDWVDMHDLGDLLVHAGFADPVMDQEHLRLTWKTPQDLQRDLRALGGNLAPTRSAGLRGRGWQDRWLRSLEALRGVDGLLGLSVELVYGHAFKPKPRLKVAAQTEVSLDQMRALVRGVGKH encoded by the coding sequence ATGAGTGGGAATGAGGCCATGCCGCCGGGCACACAGCAGATCGATGCGCAGGCGGCGCGGCGGCAACGCCGTCGCCTGGCCGGGTTGGACCAGCCGCCCTGGCTGCATCAGGAGGTCGCTCAGCGCATGCTGGACCGCCTGCCGGTGATCCGCCTCGCGCCGACGGCCGTGCTGCAGAGCCGGCCCTCGCTGGGTGGGGGTGATGATGGCCTGCGCCGTCAGTATCCGCAGGCCACGCAGTTGTGGGTCGAGCCGGACGAAGTGGTCCGCCAGCAGTGGCAGCAGCGCTTGCGGCGCGGCCTGATGCAGTCGGTGATGGACCGCCTGCGCGGCGCGACGCCGCCGGAATTGGTCGCCGAGGCGCCCGCCGGCGCGTCGCAGTTGCTGTGGTCCAACATGGAGCTGCATGCCGAAGCGGATAAGCCGGCGCTGGTGCGTCGCTGGCATGCGGGCTTGGCGGTGGACGGCTGCCTGATGTTTTCATGCTTCGGGCCGGACAGCTTCATCGAACTGCGCGCGCTGTATGCGCGTGAGGGCTGGGGCCCGCCCGCACCCGATTGGGTGGACATGCATGACTTGGGCGATCTGCTGGTGCATGCCGGCTTCGCCGATCCGGTGATGGATCAGGAACATCTGCGCCTGACCTGGAAGACGCCTCAGGACCTGCAGCGCGACCTGCGCGCGCTGGGCGGCAATCTGGCGCCGACGCGCTCGGCCGGGTTGCGCGGACGAGGCTGGCAGGATCGATGGCTGCGCAGCCTGGAGGCGCTGCGTGGCGTGGACGGATTGCTGGGATTGAGCGTGGAGCTGGTCTACGGGCATGCCTTCAAGCCGAAGCCGCGGTTGAAGGTGGCGGCGCAGACCGAGGTCTCGCTGGACCAGATGCGGGCCCTGGTGCGCGGGGTGGGCAAGCACTGA
- a CDS encoding ComF family protein: protein MAKPLANAIRARWPGECPLCRRWCRDTLCADCRHRFDAPPPARCRTCALRLPTGATIARCGHCLRRPPPLDRCIAAQDYLFPWDRLLQAFKFQERLALAPVLADRLHQALDHEHARDPLRPPDLILPIPLSDSRLRERGYNQSQLIGQTLARRRQCRLCVHSLIRVRDTGHQARLSLAERRGNLRGAFAVVRPVRGLRVAVLDDVMTSGATVFEAAATLRRAGAAEVHAWTVARTPD, encoded by the coding sequence ATGGCAAAGCCGCTGGCAAACGCCATTCGTGCACGCTGGCCGGGGGAATGTCCGCTGTGTCGACGCTGGTGCCGCGACACCCTGTGCGCCGACTGTCGTCACCGCTTTGACGCACCTCCTCCTGCCCGCTGCCGCACCTGCGCCCTGCGCCTGCCCACCGGGGCGACGATCGCCCGCTGTGGCCATTGCCTGCGTCGGCCGCCGCCGCTGGACCGCTGCATCGCGGCGCAGGACTATCTCTTCCCGTGGGACCGACTGCTGCAGGCCTTCAAGTTCCAGGAGCGGCTGGCCCTCGCCCCCGTGCTGGCGGACCGACTGCATCAGGCCCTGGACCACGAGCACGCGCGAGACCCGCTGCGTCCGCCCGACCTGATCCTGCCGATCCCGCTGTCCGACAGTCGCCTGCGCGAGCGCGGCTACAACCAGAGCCAACTGATCGGACAGACGCTGGCGCGGCGGCGACAATGCCGCCTGTGCGTGCACAGCCTGATTCGGGTGCGTGACACCGGCCACCAGGCGCGACTCTCCCTGGCGGAGCGCCGAGGCAATCTGCGGGGCGCCTTCGCGGTGGTGCGGCCGGTGCGAGGTCTGCGCGTCGCCGTGCTGGATGATGTGATGACCAGCGGTGCCACTGTGTTCGAGGCCGCTGCGACATTGCGACGCGCCGGTGCGGCCGAAGTCCACGCCTGGACGGTGGCGCGGACGCCGGACTGA
- the trmL gene encoding tRNA (uridine(34)/cytosine(34)/5-carboxymethylaminomethyluridine(34)-2'-O)-methyltransferase TrmL: MFNIVLVHPEIPPNTGNVIRLAANTGCRLHLIEPLGFSMEDRLLQRAGLDYHEYAPVMRHADWAAFLSTETPDPTRLFAFTTRGSRLLPEVALREGDYLVFGCETAGLPSDLRDSFPLAQRVRLPMRDGQRSLNLSNAVAVAVFEGWRQNGYRDGV; encoded by the coding sequence ATGTTCAACATCGTGCTGGTGCATCCAGAAATCCCGCCCAACACGGGCAACGTCATCCGCCTGGCGGCCAACACCGGCTGCCGGCTGCATCTGATCGAGCCCCTGGGCTTCTCGATGGAAGATCGGCTGCTTCAGCGCGCCGGCCTGGACTATCACGAGTACGCGCCGGTGATGCGCCATGCGGACTGGGCGGCCTTCCTGAGCACCGAAACACCGGATCCCACCCGTCTCTTCGCCTTCACCACCCGGGGCAGCCGCCTGCTGCCGGAGGTCGCCTTGCGCGAGGGCGATTACCTGGTCTTCGGCTGCGAGACCGCCGGCCTGCCATCCGACCTGCGCGACAGCTTCCCGCTGGCGCAACGGGTGCGACTGCCGATGCGCGACGGACAGCGCAGCCTCAACCTCAGCAATGCGGTGGCGGTGGCGGTGTTTGAAGGTTGGCGCCAGAACGGCTATCGCGACGGCGTCTGA
- a CDS encoding Bug family tripartite tricarboxylate transporter substrate binding protein, whose amino-acid sequence MGFSRATAAYAVAGATAATAAPTPLAWPQRPLRLVVPFPGGSSPDLIARTLAEPLAQALGQPIVIDNKVGAGGNIGTGVVAKAPPDGYTLLFTIQGPLITAPMLAKALPYDPARELRSISLVASSPNVLVVSPSLGVENVAQFVALARRQVGALNYGSIGNGSAAHLAMASFIERAGLSMVHVPYAGFPQVVNAMLAGQLQAGIMVPAIAMPQVRGGKLKALAVTSAGRMAALSDLPTLAESGFPGFEATSWQALLAPAGTPTSIVDRLATETIRIVKSETFRRALLPLYFSAAGTSPDGLETLMRDERQRWGQLIRQLRLARE is encoded by the coding sequence GTGGGGTTCAGCCGTGCGACAGCGGCCTACGCGGTCGCTGGTGCGACGGCCGCGACCGCGGCGCCGACGCCACTTGCCTGGCCTCAACGGCCCCTCCGCCTCGTGGTGCCGTTTCCGGGCGGCAGTTCCCCTGATCTGATCGCCCGCACGCTGGCGGAACCGCTGGCGCAGGCGCTGGGTCAGCCCATCGTGATCGACAACAAGGTCGGTGCCGGTGGCAACATCGGCACCGGGGTGGTCGCCAAGGCGCCACCGGATGGCTACACCCTGCTGTTCACCATTCAGGGGCCGTTGATCACTGCGCCGATGCTGGCCAAGGCCTTGCCCTACGACCCGGCACGTGAGCTGCGGTCGATCAGCCTGGTGGCCAGTTCGCCCAATGTGCTGGTCGTGTCGCCGTCACTGGGCGTGGAGAACGTGGCGCAGTTCGTGGCGCTTGCCCGGCGCCAAGTCGGCGCGTTGAACTACGGCAGCATCGGCAACGGCAGTGCGGCGCATCTGGCGATGGCGTCGTTCATCGAGCGGGCCGGCCTGTCGATGGTGCATGTGCCTTATGCCGGCTTTCCTCAGGTGGTGAATGCGATGCTGGCAGGCCAGCTCCAGGCTGGCATCATGGTGCCGGCGATTGCCATGCCGCAGGTGCGCGGCGGCAAGCTGAAGGCGCTGGCGGTCACCAGTGCGGGTCGGATGGCGGCCTTGTCGGACCTGCCGACGTTGGCCGAGTCCGGCTTCCCCGGCTTCGAGGCCACCTCCTGGCAGGCGTTGCTGGCGCCGGCGGGAACGCCGACGTCGATCGTCGATCGATTGGCGACCGAGACGATTCGCATCGTCAAGAGCGAGACCTTCCGTCGGGCCTTGCTGCCGCTTTATTTCAGCGCCGCGGGCACCTCGCCCGATGGGCTTGAGACCTTGATGCGTGACGAGCGTCAGCGGTGGGGGCAGTTGATTCGACAGTTGCGCCTGGCGCGTGAATGA